In Nocardioides marinus, one DNA window encodes the following:
- a CDS encoding AMP-binding protein: MVEQRAQRAGVETTVRDLLLARADDTGDGLLFEDERHSWAEVVREGHQRAAALRTLLDDERPPHVGVLLENTPDFLLTLGAAALGGLVVVGLNPTRRGEALAADVHRTDCQLVLTDADHTELLDGLDDVPVVPVDAPDWADLLEQHADAGAPDVTIGPDDLLMLIFTSGTSGDPKAVRVTHAKVAGPGVMLAERFGLGSNDTAYLSMPLFHSNAVMAGWAPALAGGATVALARRFSASGFLPDVRRHGATYANYVGKPLSYVLATPAREDDADNPLRLVFGNEANERAIDEFATRFGCTVVDSYSSTENAVIVQRQPDMPAGSLGRPLPGVAVLDAETSLPTADAVFDDDGRLTNADEAIGELVNTAGSGAFAGYYNDPGAESERMRGGMYWSGDLAYRDAEGWVYFAGRTADWMRVDGENLAAAPLERIWLRHPAVTQAAVYAVPDPGPHGVGDQVVAALLADPPLDAAQVTRFLDAQPDLPTKGRPRWVRLLADLDELPRTATTKVLKRSLADEGPVAGRGRLLEREERGTTYADVTDLREVLDQV, from the coding sequence GTGGTCGAGCAGCGAGCGCAGCGAGCGGGCGTCGAGACCACCGTCCGCGACCTGCTGCTGGCGCGCGCGGACGACACCGGGGACGGGCTGCTCTTCGAGGACGAGCGGCACTCGTGGGCCGAGGTGGTCCGAGAGGGCCACCAGCGGGCAGCGGCGCTGCGGACCCTGCTGGACGACGAGCGCCCTCCCCACGTCGGGGTGCTGCTGGAGAACACCCCGGACTTCCTGCTGACGCTCGGGGCGGCCGCCCTCGGCGGGCTGGTCGTCGTCGGGCTCAACCCGACACGGCGTGGCGAGGCGCTCGCTGCCGACGTACACCGCACGGACTGCCAGCTGGTCCTGACCGACGCCGATCACACCGAGCTGCTCGACGGGCTGGACGACGTGCCGGTGGTCCCCGTCGACGCCCCGGACTGGGCCGACCTGCTCGAGCAGCACGCGGACGCGGGCGCACCCGACGTCACGATCGGTCCGGACGACCTGCTGATGCTGATCTTCACCTCGGGCACCTCCGGCGACCCCAAGGCGGTCCGCGTGACGCACGCCAAGGTGGCCGGGCCGGGCGTGATGCTGGCCGAGCGGTTCGGGCTGGGCAGCAACGACACCGCGTACCTCTCGATGCCGCTGTTCCACTCGAACGCCGTGATGGCCGGCTGGGCACCCGCCCTGGCGGGCGGGGCGACGGTCGCCCTGGCCCGGCGGTTCTCCGCGTCGGGCTTCCTGCCCGACGTCCGCCGCCACGGGGCGACGTACGCCAACTACGTGGGCAAGCCGCTCTCCTACGTCCTGGCCACCCCAGCGCGTGAGGACGACGCCGACAACCCGCTGCGCCTGGTCTTCGGCAACGAGGCCAACGAGCGCGCCATCGACGAGTTCGCGACGCGCTTCGGCTGCACGGTCGTCGACTCCTACTCCTCCACCGAGAACGCCGTCATCGTGCAGCGCCAGCCCGACATGCCCGCCGGCTCGCTGGGCCGACCGCTGCCGGGGGTGGCCGTGCTCGACGCCGAGACGTCGCTGCCGACCGCGGACGCCGTCTTCGACGACGACGGACGACTCACCAACGCCGACGAGGCGATCGGCGAGCTGGTGAACACCGCCGGGTCCGGCGCGTTCGCGGGCTACTACAACGACCCCGGCGCCGAGTCCGAGCGGATGCGTGGAGGGATGTACTGGTCCGGGGACCTCGCCTACCGCGACGCCGAGGGCTGGGTCTACTTCGCCGGCCGGACCGCGGACTGGATGCGGGTGGACGGCGAGAACCTCGCCGCCGCCCCGCTGGAGCGGATCTGGTTGCGGCACCCGGCGGTCACGCAGGCGGCGGTGTACGCCGTCCCGGACCCGGGCCCGCACGGCGTCGGCGACCAGGTGGTCGCCGCCCTCCTGGCCGACCCCCCGTTGGACGCCGCGCAGGTGACGCGTTTCCTCGACGCCCAGCCCGACCTGCCCACCAAGGGGCGGCCGCGCTGGGTCCGCCTGCTCGCCGACCTCGACGAGCTGCCCCGCACCGCCACGACCAAGGTGCTCAAGCGCAGCCTGGCCGACGAGGGCCCGGTCGCCGGCCGGGGCCGGTTGCTCGAGCGCGAGGAGCGCGGGACGACGTACGCCGACGTGACCGATCTGCGCGAAGTGCTTGACCAGGTGTGA
- the fadD1 gene encoding fatty-acid--CoA ligase FadD1, producing the protein MAENVQQMLRDRLEDDGTAIATPERTWTWREHLAEASAEAAAVLAVLDREHAPHVGTLLGNSPAMLRAMAGAGLAGYVLCGINTTRRGEGLAADVRRAECQVLLTDAEHLPLLEGVDLGGVRVVDVDSDAWAQEVSAAGALAPLREVEAMDTFMMIFTSGTSGDPKAVQVAHLMVLFSGLNLVDRFSMTSDDVCYLSMPLFHSNAVVAGWAVAVGCGATMVPTRFSASRFLEDVRRYGVTYMNYVGKPLAYVLATPERDDDADNTLRVAFGNEASDRDIAEFARRFDCEVTDGFGSTELAIIILREPGTPPGSIGKGMDGVAIYDAETVTECPVARFDEHGALLNADEAVGELVNTTGGGYFQGYYNDPDANADRMRYGMYWSGDLAYKDADGWIYLAGRTADWMRVDGENLAAGPIERILQRLPALNRVAVYAVRDDRVGDQVMAAMVLNEGEKVSQAEFEAFLREQPDLSPKAWPRYVRINHDLPATATNKVLKRELMAQGVSAGDGELWTREERGTAYA; encoded by the coding sequence GTGGCCGAGAACGTGCAGCAGATGCTCCGGGACCGACTCGAGGACGACGGCACGGCGATCGCGACGCCCGAGCGGACCTGGACCTGGCGGGAGCACCTCGCGGAGGCCTCCGCCGAGGCCGCGGCCGTGCTGGCGGTGCTCGACCGGGAGCACGCCCCCCACGTGGGGACCCTGCTCGGCAACTCCCCCGCCATGCTCCGCGCGATGGCCGGGGCCGGCCTCGCCGGCTACGTGCTGTGCGGCATCAACACGACCCGGCGCGGCGAGGGCCTCGCCGCGGACGTGCGCCGTGCGGAGTGCCAGGTGCTGCTCACCGACGCCGAGCACCTGCCGCTGCTCGAGGGCGTCGACCTCGGTGGTGTGCGCGTGGTCGACGTCGACTCCGACGCGTGGGCCCAGGAGGTCTCCGCCGCCGGGGCGCTGGCGCCGTTGCGCGAGGTCGAGGCCATGGACACCTTCATGATGATCTTCACCTCTGGCACCTCCGGGGACCCGAAGGCCGTGCAGGTAGCCCACCTGATGGTGCTCTTCTCCGGGCTCAACCTCGTCGACCGGTTCTCGATGACGTCCGACGACGTCTGCTACCTCTCGATGCCGCTGTTCCACTCCAACGCGGTGGTCGCGGGCTGGGCGGTCGCGGTGGGCTGCGGCGCGACGATGGTGCCCACCCGGTTCTCGGCGTCCCGCTTCCTCGAGGACGTGCGCCGCTACGGCGTCACCTACATGAACTACGTCGGCAAGCCCCTGGCCTACGTCCTGGCCACCCCCGAGCGCGACGACGACGCGGACAACACGCTGCGGGTGGCCTTCGGCAACGAGGCCAGCGACCGCGACATCGCGGAGTTCGCCCGGCGCTTCGACTGCGAGGTCACCGACGGCTTCGGCTCCACGGAGCTGGCCATCATCATCCTGCGCGAGCCGGGCACTCCCCCGGGCTCCATCGGCAAGGGGATGGACGGTGTGGCGATCTACGACGCCGAGACCGTCACCGAGTGCCCCGTCGCCCGCTTCGACGAGCACGGCGCCCTGCTCAACGCCGACGAGGCCGTCGGCGAGCTGGTCAACACGACCGGGGGCGGCTACTTCCAGGGCTACTACAACGACCCCGACGCCAACGCCGACCGGATGCGGTACGGGATGTACTGGTCCGGCGACCTGGCCTACAAGGACGCCGACGGCTGGATCTACCTCGCCGGCCGCACCGCCGACTGGATGCGCGTGGACGGCGAGAACCTCGCGGCCGGCCCCATCGAGCGGATCCTGCAGCGTCTGCCCGCGCTCAACCGGGTCGCGGTGTATGCGGTCCGCGACGACCGGGTCGGCGACCAGGTGATGGCCGCGATGGTGCTCAACGAGGGCGAGAAGGTCAGCCAGGCGGAGTTCGAGGCGTTCCTGCGCGAGCAGCCCGACCTCTCCCCCAAGGCCTGGCCCCGCTACGTGCGGATCAACCACGACCTCCCGGCCACCGCGACCAACAAGGTGCTCAAGCGGGAGCTCATGGCCCAGGGCGTCTCCGCCGGCGACGGCGAGCTGTGGACCCGCGAGGAGCGCGGCACGGCGTACGCCTGA
- a CDS encoding NAD(P)H-dependent flavin oxidoreductase: MRTPICDEFGIEYPILAFTPSEHVAAAVSRAGGLGVLGCVRFNDTEELDRTLTWMDENTDGKPYGVDVVMPMKIPTEGTSTDLSAYIPEEHKKFVDETLLKLGVPPLQEGEGREGVLGWLHSMARSHVDIALQHRPVFIANALGSPPVDVIEQCHAGGLKVGALAGAPKHALSHVANGVDIIIAQGYEAGGHTGEIASMVLTPDIVDAVGPDVPVLGAGGIGSGRQVAASLALGAQGVWTGSIWLGTEEYRNLSANHSAWETAFTRATSADTVRTRVYTGKPARLLKTKWTEAWAEEGAPQPLPMPLQNLLVAEAHNRIVASNDPDVISMPVGQIVGRMNEVRPVADVMASLVSEFEEAVAALNKVNG; this comes from the coding sequence ATGCGCACCCCGATCTGCGACGAGTTCGGCATCGAGTACCCCATCCTCGCCTTCACCCCGTCCGAGCACGTGGCGGCGGCCGTGAGCCGTGCCGGTGGCCTCGGTGTCCTGGGCTGTGTCCGCTTCAACGACACCGAGGAGCTCGACCGGACGCTGACGTGGATGGACGAGAACACCGACGGCAAGCCGTACGGCGTCGACGTCGTCATGCCGATGAAGATCCCCACCGAGGGCACCTCGACGGACCTGTCGGCCTACATCCCCGAGGAGCACAAGAAGTTCGTCGACGAGACGCTGCTCAAGCTCGGCGTCCCGCCGCTCCAGGAGGGCGAGGGCCGTGAGGGCGTCCTGGGCTGGCTGCACTCGATGGCCCGCTCGCACGTGGACATCGCGCTGCAGCACCGTCCGGTCTTCATCGCCAACGCCCTCGGGTCCCCGCCGGTCGACGTCATCGAGCAGTGCCATGCCGGGGGCCTCAAGGTCGGCGCGCTCGCCGGTGCTCCGAAGCACGCCCTGAGCCACGTGGCCAACGGCGTCGACATCATCATCGCCCAGGGCTACGAGGCCGGCGGCCACACCGGTGAGATCGCCTCGATGGTGCTCACGCCCGACATCGTCGACGCGGTCGGCCCCGACGTGCCGGTGCTCGGTGCCGGTGGCATCGGCTCGGGCCGGCAGGTGGCCGCGTCGCTGGCGCTCGGCGCGCAGGGGGTGTGGACGGGCTCGATCTGGCTCGGCACCGAGGAGTACCGCAATCTCTCGGCCAACCACTCCGCCTGGGAGACCGCCTTCACCCGGGCGACCTCGGCCGACACCGTGCGCACCCGCGTCTACACCGGCAAGCCGGCCCGCCTGCTCAAGACCAAGTGGACCGAGGCCTGGGCGGAGGAGGGTGCGCCGCAGCCGCTGCCGATGCCGCTGCAGAACCTCCTGGTGGCCGAGGCCCACAACCGGATCGTGGCCTCGAACGACCCCGACGTGATCTCGATGCCGGTGGGCCAGATCGTCGGCCGGATGAACGAGGTGCGCCCGGTCGCCGACGTGATGGCCAGCCTGGTGTCCGAGTTCGAGGAGGCCGTGGCGGCCCTGAACAAGGTCAACGGCTGA
- a CDS encoding AMP-binding protein — translation MALNIADLFEHAVDAAPDNPAVKVGDRTATYADLEAESNRLAHYLQSQGVGPGDHVAIYAKNSIEHVVAVLATVKIRAVTINVNYRYVEGELNYLFDNADVVAVVFERSYAPLLASVAPNHEKLTTFVAIPDAIDPDDASDVSSFGGVLYADAVADQSAERDFGERSADDLHIIYTGGTTGFPKGVMWRHEDFWRVLGGGIDFYTGEPLEEFDQSKQATDPRMTTFPLSPLMHGGAQAGLLMHLFAGHLTVLEPKFDPQRTWEIIERDKVQLIFMTGDAMARPLIEEYERKKATGTPYDGSSLFAISSSAAIFSPPVKKRWMDEFTNAVFTDSIGATETGFSGMGMQDKGAISTDGPVVALGPASVVLDEDNRPIPMTEVGKIGRLARGGNIPQGYYKDPAKSAATFIEVDGTRYSVPGDFARIEADGKVTLLGRGSNCVNTGGEKVYPEEVEMAIKGHPAVYDTLVVGIPDATYGQAVAAVVELREGQSLELEELREYLRSHLSGYKLPRSLTVVDTIPRNATGKAQYVAAKEMALADRSAPAAG, via the coding sequence GTGGCCCTCAACATCGCTGACCTGTTCGAGCACGCGGTCGACGCCGCCCCCGACAACCCCGCCGTCAAGGTGGGCGATCGCACCGCGACGTACGCCGACCTGGAAGCCGAGTCCAACCGGCTCGCCCACTACCTGCAGAGCCAGGGAGTCGGTCCCGGCGACCACGTGGCGATCTATGCCAAGAACTCCATCGAGCACGTCGTGGCGGTGCTGGCCACGGTGAAGATCCGCGCCGTGACGATCAACGTCAACTACCGCTACGTCGAGGGGGAGCTCAACTACCTCTTCGACAACGCCGACGTGGTTGCGGTGGTCTTCGAGCGCTCCTACGCCCCGCTGCTGGCCTCGGTCGCGCCGAACCACGAGAAGCTGACGACGTTCGTCGCGATCCCCGACGCGATCGACCCCGACGACGCCTCGGACGTCTCCTCCTTCGGCGGCGTCCTGTACGCCGACGCGGTGGCCGACCAGAGCGCCGAGCGTGACTTCGGCGAGCGCAGTGCCGACGACCTGCACATCATCTACACCGGCGGCACCACCGGCTTCCCGAAGGGCGTCATGTGGCGCCACGAGGACTTCTGGCGCGTGCTCGGCGGCGGCATCGACTTCTACACCGGCGAGCCGTTGGAGGAGTTCGACCAGTCCAAGCAGGCCACGGACCCGCGGATGACCACCTTCCCGCTGAGCCCGCTGATGCACGGCGGCGCGCAGGCCGGCCTGCTCATGCACCTCTTCGCCGGGCACCTCACCGTCCTCGAGCCGAAGTTCGACCCCCAGCGCACCTGGGAGATCATCGAGCGCGACAAGGTGCAGCTGATCTTCATGACCGGCGACGCCATGGCCCGCCCGCTCATCGAGGAGTACGAGCGCAAGAAGGCCACCGGCACGCCGTACGACGGCAGCAGCCTGTTCGCCATCTCCAGCTCGGCCGCCATCTTCTCCCCGCCGGTCAAGAAGCGCTGGATGGACGAGTTCACCAACGCCGTCTTCACCGACTCGATCGGCGCCACCGAGACCGGGTTCTCCGGGATGGGGATGCAGGACAAGGGCGCGATCAGCACCGACGGCCCGGTCGTGGCCCTGGGTCCCGCCTCGGTCGTCCTCGACGAGGACAACCGTCCGATCCCGATGACGGAGGTCGGCAAGATCGGCCGACTCGCCCGGGGCGGCAACATCCCGCAGGGCTACTACAAGGACCCGGCGAAGTCGGCGGCGACCTTCATCGAGGTCGACGGCACCCGCTACTCGGTGCCCGGTGACTTCGCCCGCATCGAGGCCGACGGCAAGGTCACGCTGCTCGGCCGCGGCTCCAACTGCGTCAACACCGGCGGCGAGAAGGTCTACCCCGAGGAGGTCGAGATGGCCATCAAGGGACACCCGGCGGTCTACGACACCCTCGTCGTCGGCATTCCCGACGCGACCTACGGCCAGGCGGTCGCCGCGGTCGTCGAGCTGCGCGAGGGGCAGAGCCTCGAGCTCGAGGAGCTGCGGGAGTACCTCCGCTCGCACCTGTCCGGCTACAAGCTGCCCCGGTCGCTGACGGTCGTCGACACGATCCCGCGCAACGCCACCGGCAAGGCGCAGTACGTCGCAGCCAAGGAGATGGCGCTCGCCGACCGCTCCGCGCCGGCTGCCGGCTGA
- a CDS encoding crotonase/enoyl-CoA hydratase family protein, with protein sequence MTDCLVEQDGHVLTVTMNRPERRNALSSEMLRIMEDAWDRVNSDDSIRVCILTGAGGYFCAGMDLQKADEKPPSESFESGEFDPSVIKGLLKGFRLTKPLIAAVEGPAIAGGTEILQGTDIRVAGESAKFGVAEARWSLYPMGGSAVRLPRQIPYTVAAELLLTGRTLMAAEAKELGLIGHVVPDGEALTKARELADMVAANGPLAVQAILRTMRDSEGKHEEDCWADDARVGAAVFSSADAKEGPRAFLEKRKPEFQGR encoded by the coding sequence ATGACTGACTGCCTGGTGGAGCAGGACGGCCACGTCCTGACCGTGACCATGAACCGTCCCGAGCGCCGCAACGCGCTCTCGAGCGAGATGCTGCGGATCATGGAGGACGCCTGGGACCGGGTGAACTCCGACGACTCGATCCGCGTCTGCATCCTCACCGGGGCGGGCGGCTACTTCTGCGCCGGGATGGACCTGCAGAAGGCCGACGAGAAACCGCCCTCGGAGTCCTTCGAGTCCGGCGAGTTCGACCCGTCGGTCATCAAGGGGCTGCTCAAGGGCTTCCGGCTGACCAAGCCGCTCATCGCCGCGGTCGAGGGCCCCGCCATCGCCGGGGGCACCGAGATCCTGCAGGGCACCGACATCCGGGTCGCGGGCGAGTCCGCGAAGTTCGGCGTGGCCGAGGCCCGCTGGTCGCTCTACCCGATGGGTGGTTCTGCGGTGCGGCTCCCCCGCCAGATCCCCTACACCGTGGCCGCGGAGCTGCTGCTGACCGGCCGCACGCTGATGGCCGCCGAGGCCAAGGAGCTCGGCCTGATCGGCCACGTCGTCCCCGACGGCGAGGCGCTGACCAAGGCGCGCGAGTTGGCCGACATGGTCGCCGCCAACGGACCCCTCGCGGTCCAGGCGATCCTGCGGACGATGCGCGACTCCGAGGGCAAGCACGAGGAGGACTGCTGGGCCGACGACGCCCGGGTCGGCGCCGCGGTGTTCTCCAGCGCCGACGCCAAGGAGGGCCCCCGGGCGTTCCTGGAGAAGCGCAAGCCGGAGTTCCAGGGCCGCTGA